The Planctomicrobium piriforme genome segment GCCCGCTCCTGTGATCCTGCCGCTGTGTTGGAATGCCTGGTGAGGTGTTGATGCCGACGACTCGCCCAGTTTCAGTGGAGTTGCCCAGCGACGGCCTGAGAACGTGGTTCGCAGTGCCGACGGCGATGCTCTTGTTGCTTCTCGCCTGTACTGTCACCTGTCAAGCTGCGGAGCCGAGCGCTGAGGATCTGAAGTTCTTCGAAATCAGGATCCGACCGCTGCTGGCGGAATATTGCGGCGATTGTCATGGGGCCGACGAAGCCGAATCGGAACTGCGGCTGGATAGCTATGCCGGCATGGTCTCAGGCGGTAAGTCGGGTCCGGCGGTCGTGCCAGGCAATCTCAGTGAGAGCCTGCTGGTCGCGGCGATTTCCTATCAGGATGAATCGTTGCGAATGCCGCCTGACCGCAAGCTACCAGAGGCGGACGTTCAACTGCTGAAAGAATGGATCAGCAAAGGGGCGCCCCATCCCGAGATGAATGGACCGGTGACTGTACTGCTCAGACGAGGGGCGATCGATATTGATGAAGCCCGAAAGTTCTGGTCGTTTCAACCGGTCGCGCGCCCGGTAGTGCCGAAAGCCGCCGATTCGTCTTGGGTTAAGACGCCAGTGGACGCCTTCATTCTCGAAGAGCTGCAGGCGAAGGGGCTCGAACCGGTCGCTGCTGCCGACAAGCGGACTCTTCTGCGTCGCGCGACGTTTGATCTGACCGGCCTGCCGCCGACGCCGGCCGAAGTCGCGAGTTTTCTGGCGGATGAATCACCGCATGCATTCGAGACGGTGGTCGACCGCTTGCTGGCTTCGCCTCAATACGGAGAACGCTGGGGACGGCACTGGCTGGATGTGGTCAGATACGCCGACAGCAACGGTCTCGATGAGAACGTCGCCCATGTCGACGCCTGGCGGTATCGCGACTATGTCATTGCGGCCTTCAACGCCGACAAGCCGTTCGACTGCTTCCTGCGCGAACAGATTGCCGGCGACCTGTTGCTGCGCGACAAGCTGCAAGCGTCCGGCCGCGCGGAAATGACGCCTGAGGACTACGAACTGCTGGTTGCCACCGGATTTCTCACGCTGGGCGCGAAGGTCCTCGCCGAGAAAGATCAGGCGAAGATGCAGATGGACATCATCGATGAGCAGATCGATGCGCTGAGTCAGGCGGTACTAGGCCTGACGATTGCCTGTGCCCGTTGCCACGATCACAAGTTTGATCCGATCTCGACCGAAGACTACTACGCCCTGGCTGGAATCTTCAAAAGCACGAAGACGATGGAGTCGTACGCCACCATCGCCAAATGGTCGGAACATGTGCTGGCGACGCCTGCGGAGGTCGAGCAAAAGAAACAGCGGGACGAAGCGATCGCGGCGAAACAAAAGGAAATCAAGACGTTCACTGAGACTGCGAATGCCGAATTATTGAAGCAAATGGGCGCGGCGGCAGGCACCAAGCCGCCTGCGGATGCCGAGCAAAAGTATCCTGAAGAAACACGACAACGACTCACCGCGCTGCGTCAGGAACTCGACGCTTTGAAGGCAGCGAACCCTGACTTGCCGACGGCCATGGCGGTCCGTGAAGGAGAGGCCGCGGATACCAGGATTCATGTCCGCGGCAGCCATTTGACCTTAGGGAAACAGGTTGCCCGCGGGACGCCTGCCGTGCTGACGAACTCAGGCCCAATTTCGATTTCGAACAATGAGAGCGGTCGGCTGCAACTCGCCAACTGGCTCACGTCTCCGCAGAATCCGCTGACAGCGCGCGTGGCCGTCAACCGGATCTGGCGGTGGCATTTTGGAAAGGGTCTGACGCCGACGACCGACAACTTCGGCAAGCTGGGATCGCTGCCAACGCACCCCCAATTGCTCGACTGGCTCGCCGCCGGATTCATGGAATCCGGCTGGTCGATGAAGGCGGTGCACAAGCAGATCATGCTCAGCAGCACCTATCAGTTGAGCACCAGTGTTAACGAGAAGAACCTCGCCGCCGACCTCGACAATCAGTTCTACTGGCGGGCAAACGTCCGGCGTCTGGAAGCGGAGGAAATCCGCGATTCGCTGCTGGCGGTGAGCGGCCTGCTCGATGCAACGCCAGGGGGATCGCTCCTCAAGACTCCCAAGTGGGGACACGTGTTCAATCACACATCGAAAGACGACACTGCCTACGACAGCACCCGTCGCTCCGTGTATCTGCCGGTAATTCGCAACAATCTTTACGACGGCTTCTCGCTGTTCGATTACTCGAACGCCGACGTGCCAGTCGGCAGCCGCGAGATGTCGACAGTCGCGCCGCAGGCGTTGTTCATGATGAACAGCGACCTGTTACTGAAGTCCTCAGCCGCGTTGACGGAGCGGCTGTTCGTCGAGGCGAAGTCCGACGAGGCCAGAGTCTGTCGACTGTATGAACTTGCATTGAGCCGAGACCCAACGGATGCGGAGACCGGACTCCTTCTGAAATATGTCGAACACCTCGAACAGGCGCTGGCGGATCGTGCCGACAAGACAGATGCGCGACACTTGGCGTGGCAAGCGGTCGTTCAGGGAGTCCTGGCGTCGAATGAGTTCATCTACCTGAATTGATCCGTATTCCAAACTGAAAACTGATCACTGACAACTGAAAACTCCAAACTCATGGACAACGCCGTCACTCCCAATCTGTTCAGCCGCCGCTGCCTGTTGCAGAACTCGGCGATCGGATTCGGGTATCTCGCCTTACAGGGATTACTGCAGCAGACGACGCAGGCGGCGACTGCGTCAGAGCCGAAGTCGTCGTTCCATTTTACGCCACGTGCGAAACGGGTGATCTTTCTGTTCATGAAAGGGGGCCCGTCGCACGTCGATACGTTCGACTACAAACCGCAACTTCAAGTCGACGACGGCAAGCCGTTTCCGTTCGCGAAACCCCGGGTGCAGTTCGCCGCGACCGGAAATCTGCTGGGATCCCCCTGGAAGTTCCAGCAGTACGGCGAGAGCGGAATGCATGTCAGCGAGCTGTTCCCGCATGTGGCGCAGTGCGTCGATGACATCTGCTTTTTGCATTCGCTGCACGGCACAAATCCGTCGCATGGCGGCGCTCTGCTGAAGCTGCATACCGGCAGCGACAACTTCATTCGCCCCAGCATGGGCGCGTGGGTGAATTATGGTCTCGGCAGCGAAAACGAGAACATGCCCGGCTTCATTACCATCTGTCCGACGCTGGCTCACGGTGGCGTGAAGAACTGGGGGTCTGGCTTTTTGCCGGCCAAATACCAGGGAGTCCCGATCGGAGTGGCAACGCAGCCGTCGACCGATGCCAAAGTGAAGTTCATCGAAAATCGCACCTGGT includes the following:
- a CDS encoding PSD1 and planctomycete cytochrome C domain-containing protein, giving the protein MPTTRPVSVELPSDGLRTWFAVPTAMLLLLLACTVTCQAAEPSAEDLKFFEIRIRPLLAEYCGDCHGADEAESELRLDSYAGMVSGGKSGPAVVPGNLSESLLVAAISYQDESLRMPPDRKLPEADVQLLKEWISKGAPHPEMNGPVTVLLRRGAIDIDEARKFWSFQPVARPVVPKAADSSWVKTPVDAFILEELQAKGLEPVAAADKRTLLRRATFDLTGLPPTPAEVASFLADESPHAFETVVDRLLASPQYGERWGRHWLDVVRYADSNGLDENVAHVDAWRYRDYVIAAFNADKPFDCFLREQIAGDLLLRDKLQASGRAEMTPEDYELLVATGFLTLGAKVLAEKDQAKMQMDIIDEQIDALSQAVLGLTIACARCHDHKFDPISTEDYYALAGIFKSTKTMESYATIAKWSEHVLATPAEVEQKKQRDEAIAAKQKEIKTFTETANAELLKQMGAAAGTKPPADAEQKYPEETRQRLTALRQELDALKAANPDLPTAMAVREGEAADTRIHVRGSHLTLGKQVARGTPAVLTNSGPISISNNESGRLQLANWLTSPQNPLTARVAVNRIWRWHFGKGLTPTTDNFGKLGSLPTHPQLLDWLAAGFMESGWSMKAVHKQIMLSSTYQLSTSVNEKNLAADLDNQFYWRANVRRLEAEEIRDSLLAVSGLLDATPGGSLLKTPKWGHVFNHTSKDDTAYDSTRRSVYLPVIRNNLYDGFSLFDYSNADVPVGSREMSTVAPQALFMMNSDLLLKSSAALTERLFVEAKSDEARVCRLYELALSRDPTDAETGLLLKYVEHLEQALADRADKTDARHLAWQAVVQGVLASNEFIYLN